From Ardenticatenales bacterium, one genomic window encodes:
- a CDS encoding VCBS repeat-containing protein, with protein sequence MNQRPLSAKRRRLVLLGICFLPLYWLWQIDLLAPSGEMAALPMRAASPAQAALPPSPWVGPTVPAEAATLPLLPRLAPRMQNPNNVAAAVSLDPATVWTSADVEESYSAAWGDVDGDGDLDLAVGNSPISGLGDGFGGQNVIYRNDNGVLQSEGNIWRSRNAAYTRSVAWGDVDGDGDLDLAVGNGCDYADEDCGRNEVYLNQNGRLHGEPAWESEEFDNTTSVAWGDADGDGDLDLAVGNDGGPNRMYMNENGKLQRQALCIFGDDRIHTFSLAWGNMDADSGLVLAAGNFGSNKLYAYENGCLQEIWDSQDNESTRSVAWGDMDGDGDLDLAAANWGRDSKIYRNQDHVLQSATDTPAPVTFGGNLSYSVAWGDVDGDGDLDLALGNDDSRLEIYLYQDGVLQRFPWTAGISHEKFKRRTRVVTWGDVDGDGDLDLAVANILSNDSEFLGTNLVYYNQGSLLSRVAEPWDDSGVWLRSPAWEDIDGDRHPELTISNTPGNTGAVHSSGANVVYLNDNGDIHAFTFPGENANTRAIAWGDVDGDGDIDLALGNWGPANRVYFNDGHQLQAARSWASTEADLTLSVAWGDVDGDGDLDLAVGNDGANAVYLYQNGALLPTASWRSNDADETNSIAWGDVDGDGDLDLAAGNINGGAKKIYLNQGGVLQSEAAWVGERDATELTWGDVDDDGDLDLITSSYGRGFLFRNNRQGQSGRVNEDPTLTVNRPTPAGSVDFFAPPPVETRTIISLTYTLWDQESDRIGRIAGQYSLNGGGQWFPAVAAGGTVTQNLPADGTARVFLWNTFASGFVGQSDNVVFRLLAYPRPPTETAVITGTYRYTNTTSGGLWQRPFVVAQTPPFAVRGTQIVVTQRDGQPAVGAVVYNKTGTTLSAAILRDNAGIPYTTNEDGILQGRAIIRAGDQLVALWPVPTETQQLSTTLRIPFAGNYTLFFSSSPPTETGLAFTPVAAEGGLLPLTVSHRQPLLLFHLNVSLEWDARQDELFLRELEQSFRQAATLLYDVSNGQVALGQINLFHDKAYWGQSDILIYADNGLRPSAAIGGIISQTVADPGNSETGHAPVPDAYLPGSIRMGTVWDPYGERTADLGEEWTRALAHELAHYLLFLPDNYLGFKGEAENVLGRINCPDSFMTSSSDPTYSEFLTPGEWQDRPACLTTLANVTTGRSDWATITRFYPMLFAPPEPPLNGPANLPLDVTYVLPWRFNGAEMPLASRNFDIRTDDGRDGRLRLPNAQAYLFHTNVLTDTTDDVLIPLGAPTGGGDRLKVRGAAPGDRVCVFDNGLPQAYTGCIANITADTVAIRAAARAADWQPQILVRPVTSRTIALTVTQPITDGERPRAQLFPMHYGAIPGNAVSDWLVGAGEVYTQNLTMRMPAFEIAVRVWIADENGLPDGSGRETIAIFHLTPPDWGPFNLPDDLRTTATPTYAPIGGPNNVPTGGPNNVPTGGPNNVPTGGPNNVPIGGPNNVPTGGPNNVPTGGPNNVPTGGVSGSFNAPIVSADAQVAIYRADGFFADNGVASLQVLAAVPDQAAYPWLLPVGPAYRVQNRPDVTGERFISFVYLQRDVPEGYENTLAVYFKADGVGRPWRRITETQQFVENLVVAPLQTDDAGAGIDGVYAVMASVEMPALQPGWNLLAYPLTVSRPLTSALAAIAGQYDGNRVWLAECQPKSPDCVGTQVNALKLGHAYWIYITASQSVTLYLAPPVRRPDGTLQ encoded by the coding sequence ATGAACCAGCGACCCCTTTCCGCAAAACGACGTCGTCTAGTGTTATTAGGGATATGTTTCCTGCCCCTATACTGGCTCTGGCAGATCGATCTGCTGGCCCCATCCGGTGAGATGGCGGCTTTACCCATGCGCGCCGCCTCGCCGGCGCAAGCGGCCCTGCCCCCGTCGCCGTGGGTTGGCCCAACTGTGCCCGCCGAGGCGGCCACACTCCCGCTCTTGCCCCGCCTGGCTCCCCGAATGCAAAACCCCAACAACGTTGCCGCCGCCGTCAGTTTGGACCCGGCCACGGTCTGGACCTCCGCCGACGTAGAGGAATCCTACAGCGCGGCCTGGGGCGACGTGGACGGAGACGGCGACCTGGACCTGGCGGTGGGGAACAGTCCCATCAGTGGCCTGGGGGACGGCTTTGGCGGGCAGAATGTCATTTATCGCAATGACAACGGCGTATTGCAGAGCGAGGGCAACATCTGGCGTTCACGCAATGCGGCCTACACCAGAAGCGTGGCCTGGGGCGATGTGGATGGGGATGGCGACCTGGACCTGGCGGTGGGGAACGGGTGCGATTACGCGGACGAAGACTGCGGGCGTAATGAGGTCTACCTGAACCAAAATGGTCGTTTGCACGGTGAGCCTGCCTGGGAATCGGAGGAATTCGATAACACCACCAGCGTGGCCTGGGGCGACGCGGACGGTGATGGTGACCTGGACCTGGCCGTGGGCAATGATGGCGGCCCCAACCGAATGTATATGAATGAAAATGGGAAATTGCAACGGCAGGCCCTCTGTATTTTTGGCGACGACCGCATTCATACCTTTAGCCTGGCCTGGGGGAACATGGATGCGGATTCTGGTTTGGTGCTGGCTGCCGGCAATTTCGGCAGCAACAAGCTCTACGCCTACGAGAACGGCTGCCTGCAAGAGATTTGGGATTCTCAGGACAACGAAAGCACCCGCAGCGTCGCCTGGGGAGACATGGATGGCGATGGCGATCTGGACCTGGCGGCGGCCAACTGGGGTCGGGACAGCAAAATCTATCGCAACCAGGACCACGTCCTGCAAAGCGCGACGGATACACCTGCCCCCGTCACCTTTGGCGGAAATCTTTCTTACAGCGTGGCCTGGGGGGATGTGGACGGCGATGGTGACCTGGACCTGGCGCTGGGCAACGACGACAGCCGCCTGGAAATATACCTGTATCAAGATGGTGTGCTGCAACGCTTTCCCTGGACTGCCGGCATCAGCCACGAGAAGTTCAAACGCCGCACTCGCGTCGTGACCTGGGGAGACGTGGATGGGGACGGCGACCTGGACCTGGCCGTCGCTAATATCTTGAGCAACGACAGCGAATTTTTAGGCACGAACCTGGTTTACTACAATCAAGGCAGCCTCCTCTCCCGCGTAGCGGAACCGTGGGACGACAGCGGCGTATGGCTGCGCAGCCCCGCCTGGGAGGATATTGATGGCGATAGACACCCGGAGTTGACCATCAGCAACACGCCCGGCAACACGGGCGCGGTGCATAGCTCCGGCGCGAACGTCGTTTATCTCAATGACAACGGAGACATCCACGCTTTTACCTTTCCCGGCGAGAATGCCAATACCCGCGCCATCGCCTGGGGGGATGTGGATGGGGATGGGGACATTGATCTGGCGCTGGGCAACTGGGGACCGGCCAACCGCGTCTATTTCAACGATGGGCATCAGTTGCAGGCGGCGCGGAGTTGGGCGTCCACCGAGGCCGACCTGACGTTGAGCGTGGCCTGGGGGGACGTCGATGGGGATGGCGACCTGGACCTGGCGGTCGGCAACGATGGCGCCAATGCGGTCTATCTTTATCAGAACGGGGCGCTCCTGCCGACCGCCAGTTGGCGCTCCAACGACGCTGACGAAACGAACAGCATTGCCTGGGGAGATGTCGATGGGGATGGCGACCTGGACCTGGCTGCCGGCAATATCAACGGCGGCGCGAAGAAGATCTATCTCAATCAAGGGGGCGTGTTGCAAAGCGAGGCGGCCTGGGTAGGCGAGCGCGACGCCACAGAGCTAACCTGGGGAGATGTGGACGACGATGGCGACCTGGACCTGATTACCAGCTCCTATGGGCGGGGTTTCTTGTTCCGCAACAATCGCCAGGGCCAGAGCGGGCGCGTCAACGAGGACCCCACGCTGACGGTCAACCGCCCGACGCCTGCCGGCAGCGTGGATTTCTTCGCGCCACCGCCGGTAGAAACGCGGACCATTATCTCCCTGACGTACACGCTCTGGGACCAGGAAAGCGACCGCATTGGGCGAATCGCGGGTCAGTATTCGCTTAACGGCGGAGGGCAATGGTTCCCTGCCGTCGCTGCCGGCGGCACAGTCACCCAAAATTTGCCGGCAGATGGCACGGCGCGGGTGTTCCTGTGGAATACATTTGCGTCCGGGTTTGTGGGGCAGTCGGATAACGTCGTCTTTCGCCTGCTGGCGTATCCGCGGCCGCCGACGGAGACCGCCGTGATCACGGGCACATATCGTTATACCAACACCACGAGCGGCGGTCTGTGGCAGCGCCCCTTTGTTGTGGCGCAGACGCCCCCGTTTGCGGTGCGGGGGACGCAAATTGTGGTGACGCAGCGGGATGGGCAACCTGCGGTGGGGGCGGTTGTGTACAATAAGACGGGCACGACTCTTTCGGCGGCGATTTTGCGGGATAATGCCGGCATTCCTTACACCACCAACGAAGACGGCATCCTCCAGGGCCGCGCCATCATCCGCGCCGGCGACCAACTCGTTGCCCTCTGGCCCGTCCCCACGGAAACACAGCAACTCTCGACTACCCTCCGCATCCCTTTTGCCGGCAACTACACCCTCTTCTTCAGCAGCAGCCCTCCCACCGAAACCGGTCTGGCCTTCACCCCCGTGGCCGCCGAAGGGGGACTGCTGCCCCTGACCGTCTCCCACCGCCAACCGCTCCTCCTTTTCCACCTCAACGTCTCCCTGGAATGGGACGCGCGCCAGGACGAACTGTTCTTGCGTGAACTGGAACAGAGCTTCCGCCAGGCCGCCACCCTCCTCTACGACGTGAGCAACGGGCAGGTGGCCCTGGGGCAGATCAACCTGTTCCACGACAAGGCATACTGGGGGCAATCAGACATCTTGATTTACGCCGACAACGGATTACGTCCCTCGGCGGCGATTGGCGGCATCATCTCGCAAACGGTTGCGGACCCTGGCAACAGCGAGACCGGCCACGCGCCCGTGCCCGACGCCTACCTGCCCGGTTCCATCCGCATGGGAACCGTCTGGGATCCCTACGGCGAACGCACGGCCGACCTGGGCGAAGAGTGGACCCGCGCGCTGGCCCACGAATTGGCCCATTACCTCCTATTCCTGCCCGACAACTACCTCGGCTTCAAAGGAGAGGCGGAGAACGTGTTGGGGCGCATCAACTGCCCGGACAGCTTCATGACCAGCAGCAGCGACCCCACGTATAGCGAATTTCTCACCCCCGGGGAATGGCAGGATCGCCCTGCCTGCCTCACGACTTTAGCCAACGTCACCACGGGGCGCTCCGATTGGGCCACGATCACGCGCTTTTATCCCATGCTCTTTGCGCCACCGGAACCGCCCCTGAATGGACCCGCTAATTTGCCCCTGGACGTCACCTATGTCCTTCCCTGGCGCTTTAACGGCGCGGAAATGCCCCTGGCCAGCCGTAATTTTGACATCCGCACCGACGATGGCCGCGATGGGCGGCTGCGTTTACCCAATGCCCAGGCGTACCTCTTCCACACAAACGTTCTCACGGACACGACGGACGATGTGCTGATTCCGCTGGGTGCGCCGACGGGGGGCGGCGACCGGCTGAAGGTGCGCGGCGCGGCCCCCGGAGACCGTGTCTGTGTCTTTGATAATGGTTTGCCCCAGGCGTACACGGGTTGTATTGCGAACATCACGGCGGATACCGTGGCCATCCGGGCGGCGGCGCGCGCGGCGGATTGGCAGCCGCAAATTCTGGTGCGGCCCGTGACCAGTCGCACGATTGCGCTGACGGTGACGCAGCCCATCACCGATGGGGAAAGGCCGCGGGCGCAACTGTTCCCCATGCACTATGGCGCGATTCCCGGGAACGCGGTGAGCGATTGGCTGGTGGGCGCGGGGGAGGTGTACACGCAGAACTTGACGATGAGAATGCCGGCATTTGAAATAGCCGTCCGTGTCTGGATAGCCGATGAAAATGGCCTGCCCGATGGCAGCGGGCGCGAAACCATCGCCATCTTCCACCTCACCCCCCCGGACTGGGGACCCTTCAACCTACCCGACGACCTCAGAACCACCGCCACCCCCACCTACGCCCCCATTGGCGGCCCCAACAACGTCCCCACGGGCGGCCCCAACAATGTGCCCACGGGCGGCCCCAATAACGTGCCCACCGGCGGCCCCAATAACGTCCCCATTGGCGGCCCCAACAACGTGCCTACGGGCGGCCCCAACAACGTGCCCACCGGCGGCCCGAATAACGTCCCCACCGGCGGCGTCTCCGGTTCCTTCAATGCCCCCATCGTCTCCGCCGATGCCCAGGTGGCCATCTACCGCGCCGATGGGTTTTTTGCCGATAACGGCGTGGCAAGCCTGCAAGTGCTGGCTGCCGTGCCGGACCAGGCGGCTTACCCGTGGCTGTTGCCGGTGGGACCGGCCTATCGCGTGCAAAACAGGCCCGACGTAACCGGAGAACGCTTCATCTCGTTCGTTTACTTGCAGCGAGATGTGCCCGAAGGGTACGAGAACACGCTGGCTGTCTATTTCAAGGCGGATGGTGTCGGTCGCCCCTGGCGGCGGATCACGGAAACACAGCAGTTCGTGGAAAATCTGGTGGTTGCGCCGCTGCAAACGGACGATGCGGGGGCGGGGATTGATGGCGTTTATGCGGTTATGGCCTCCGTGGAAATGCCGGCACTCCAACCCGGCTGGAACCTACTTGCTTACCCCCTTACCGTCAGCCGCCCCCTGACATCCGCTCTGGCCGCCATCGCCGGCCAATACGACGGCAACCGCGTCTGGCTGGCTGAATGCCAGCCGAAAAGCCCCGACTGCGTGGGGACGCAGGTCAATGCCCTGAAACTGGGTCACGCCTACTGGATTTACATCACCGCCTCCCAATCCGTCACCCTCTACCTGGCTCCCCCCGTGCGCCGGCCCGACGGAACCTTACAGTAA